From a single Xanthocytophaga agilis genomic region:
- a CDS encoding glycoside hydrolase family 43 protein yields the protein MIKHLSLKVPTFIVLLVLGLTSACTSKSSEKEESAATDSVHTASTKEDSLNPISDPLVTDIYTADPSAHVFNGKLYIYPSHDIEAGIPQNDNGDHFDMRDYHILSMDSVSGSVKDNGIALNIKDIPWAGRQLWAPDAAYANKTYYLYFPVKDKQDIFRIGVAKSDSPTGPFKAEPTPIEGSFSIDPAVFADSDGKHYMYFGGIWGGQLQRWRSGKYDVNSKEPDSNEVALSPKVARLSKDMLHFDEKVRDVQILDKDGKPLLAGDHNRRFFEASWLHKYDGKYYFSYSTGDTHYIVYAIGDSPYGPFTYQGVILKPVIGWTNHHSIVQFKGKWYLFYHDSSLSGGKTHLRSVKVTELTHRPNGTIETVSAYK from the coding sequence ATGATCAAACACCTCTCTTTAAAAGTACCTACTTTCATTGTGTTACTTGTCCTGGGTCTTACGAGTGCCTGCACAAGCAAGAGTTCCGAAAAAGAGGAATCCGCTGCTACCGACTCTGTACATACAGCATCTACTAAAGAAGATAGCTTGAATCCTATATCTGATCCATTGGTTACAGATATTTATACTGCTGATCCTTCTGCTCATGTATTTAATGGAAAGCTATATATTTATCCTTCTCATGATATTGAAGCTGGAATTCCCCAAAATGATAATGGAGATCATTTTGATATGAGAGACTATCATATTTTATCTATGGATAGCGTATCTGGAAGTGTAAAGGATAATGGCATCGCATTAAATATCAAAGATATTCCTTGGGCAGGACGTCAATTGTGGGCTCCAGATGCGGCATATGCAAATAAAACCTACTATTTATATTTCCCTGTAAAAGACAAACAAGATATTTTTCGGATAGGAGTAGCTAAAAGTGATTCTCCAACAGGGCCTTTCAAAGCTGAACCTACACCCATTGAAGGAAGCTTTAGTATTGATCCTGCTGTATTTGCGGATTCAGATGGTAAACATTATATGTACTTCGGTGGAATCTGGGGCGGACAATTACAGAGATGGCGTTCTGGCAAATATGATGTAAATAGTAAAGAGCCCGATTCTAATGAAGTAGCTTTAAGTCCTAAAGTTGCCAGACTTAGCAAAGACATGCTCCACTTTGATGAAAAAGTAAGAGATGTGCAGATTCTGGATAAAGACGGAAAACCTTTATTAGCTGGAGATCATAATCGTCGTTTTTTTGAAGCCTCTTGGTTACATAAATATGATGGCAAGTACTATTTCTCTTATTCTACAGGTGATACACATTATATAGTATATGCTATTGGAGATAGTCCTTATGGTCCATTTACTTATCAGGGTGTAATCCTTAAACCTGTTATTGGATGGACAAATCATCATTCTATTGTTCAGTTTAAAGGGAAGTGGTATCTATTTTATCATGATAGTTCTTTATCCGGTGGTAAAACTCATTTAAGAAGTGTGAAAGTTACCGAATTAACACATCGACCTAATGGCACTATTGAAACAGTCTCTGCCTATAAATAA